From the genome of Chionomys nivalis chromosome 9, mChiNiv1.1, whole genome shotgun sequence:
acatgtaaccACTTGGttaatatttacttactttcGGTATTCCCCCATCATTTCCTTATTTCCTCTTGGAAACTTTCTTAAATACTTTCTTCTCTTGTATTATCTTCACCGTCTATCTACTCAGATCTACTATGGTCTTGTCCCCTCCACCATTTCTCTCTTTACTTGCTGGCTCTCACAGGAGATAATAAGATGGCAGAGATAAAGTAGAGAAATTCCTTAGTTGACATCATTTGTTAGCTGTAGTTTCTGACATCCTATAGTCACTCAGGAAACACTTGCTGAATTAAACTGTACTCTGAGTACTGACTTGAGACAAAAGTGGtgggatgtttccaggttctggctattacaaacaatgctgctatgaacatagttgagcatatacttttgttgtatgttagggcatctcttgggtatattcccaatagtggtattgctgggtcgagaggtaggttgtacccgactttcctgagaaaccgccacactgctttccaaagtggttgcacaaatttgcattcccaccagcaatggatgagtgtgcccctttctccacaacctctccagcagaggctatcattggtgtttttgattttagccattctgacaggtataagatggtatcttaatgttgtcttgatttgcatttccctgattgctaaggaagttgagcacgatcttaagtgtcttttggccatttgaacttcttctgttgaaaagtttctgttcagctcagtgccccattttatatttggattgattaaccttttacggtctaatttcttgagttctttatatattttggatatcagacctttgtcagttgcggggttggtgaagatcttctcccagtcagtgggttgcctttctgtcttagtgacagtgtcctttgctttacagaagcttctcagtctcaggaggtcccatttattcaatgatgtccttagtgtttgtgctgctggggttatacgtaggaagtgttctcctgtgcccatgtgttgtagagtacttcccactttctcttctatcaggttcagtgtgtgtcgactgatattgaggtctttaatccatttggacttgagttttgtgcatggtgatagatatggatctattttcattcttctacagattgacatccagttttgccagcacaatttgttgaagatgctctcttttttccattgtatacttttagctcctttatcgaaaatcaggtgttcataggtttgtgggctaaagtcagggtcttctattcgattccattggtcgacttctctgtttttatgccagtaccaagctgttttcaatactgtagctctgtaatagagtttgaagtcagggatggtaatgcctccagacgatcctttattgtataagattgttttggctatcctgggttttttgtttttccatataaagttgattattgtcttctccagatctgtgaagaattttgatgggattttgatggggattacattgaatctatagattgcttttggtagaattgccatttttactatgttgatcctcccaatccaagagcaagggaggtccttccattttctggtgtcctcttcaatttctttcttcaaagacttaaagttcttgccaaatagatctttcacttccttggtcagagttaccccaagatattttatgctattcgtggctatcgtgaaaggtgatgcttctctgatttccctctctgcttccttatctttagtgtataggaaggcaactgatttttttttggagttgattttgtaacctgccacattaccaaaggtgtttatcagctgtaggagttctttggtagagttttttgggtcgcttatgtatactatcatatcatctgcaaataatgaaagcttaacttcttcctttccaatatggatccccttgatccccttatgttgtcttattgctattgctagaacttcaagcactatattgaagaggtatggagagagtggacatccttgtcgtgttcctgattttagtgggatggctttgagtttttctccgtttaatttattgttagctgtcggcttgctggcccttcaatggaagaatggatgaagaaagtatggaatatatacatattagagtactactcagcagtaaaaaacacagacttcttgaattttgcatgcaaatggacgggaatagaaaacactatcctgagtgagttaagccagacccaaaaagaggaacatgggatgtactcactcatatttggtttctagccataaataaaggacattgagactataattcgtgattctagagaagctaaataagaaggtgaacccaaagaaaaacatataagcatcctcctgaatattaaccttcatcaggcgatgaaagaagacagagacagagaccaacattggagcactggactgaagtctcacgatccaaaggaggagcagaaggagagagagcacgagcaaggaactcaggaccgcgaggggtgcacccacacactgaggcaatggggatgttctatcgggaactcaccaaggccagctggccggggtctgaaaaagcatgggacaaaaccagtctcgctgaacataacggacaatgaggactactgagaactgaagaacaatggcaatgggttcttgatcctattgcacgtaatggctttgtgggagctcagGTAGTTTGGAatctcaccttaatagacctggatggaggtgggtggtccttggacctcccacagggcagggaaacctgcttggtctttgggctgaggagggaggaagacttgattgggggaggaggggggaatgggaggtggtggcggggaagaggcagaaatctttaataattaaataaattaattaattaataaaaaaagtcaatgaacAAAAAAAAGTGGTGGGAATATATCACAGGTGGGCATATCTAGTTTCTTGGTCTCTGTTTTTTACTTGATGTAGATGTTTTCAAAATCCTGTTGATTATATGATTGTGTAATTATCTTATAGTAACAACAAATGGTTTTTAACATGTTTTCTCTACCTTCCATCTCTGTGTTTGTAGGTAGGTGTCTCCCCTTTGtttcatatatgtttatacacacataagTGCATatagacacatgtatacacacaaacatgtgcatatatgtttgtatacatacataccataccACAGGGAGCAAACATGAGCAGATATGGTTAGATGTATATGTCCTAGAGCAGGTTTCCTGTTTTCAAATATAAGATTCACCAATTTGGGGGATAGGCTAAAAGGGTAAGTAGAAATACACTGTTTCTCATCATCAATTATTTGtcaaaattctttatttattattaagtaTGGATTTAAATATGATTggatattttctataaatttaaatttatttttaggatatatGTATTTCACTAATTGTAATCTCAGGAAACAATTGAGACTTTTCCGAATTTAAGATTACTTATTAAACTGTTGTGGTAGGAAGTCAGCCTTTGGATGGGTCTACTCAGACTGGAATCCACTTAGAAAATCTGTATTGGTAAAAGCACTTTATATAATttctaattaaaagttttatGGTCAACTAGGTAATGAATATTCATTCCCTCTGGATTTTGGTGTGGCTTTCACCTTATTTATCctattaatttttccattttctatgaAGAAATTAATAAGTAGCAAAGCATTAAATTTTACTACCATCTTCAACTTCAGGGTCCCAGAGATTATATGATTTTTCGTTCTTACATAGATAGCACAGAAACAACTCTCAGTAGTGTTATTTTGTGTTCAGTTctaatttgcttgtttttcagcTTCATGGGCTTACTCTTAGAAGAGCAAAGAAATGGTAATTCACAGAAATCAGTGTCATCCCCCGGTGACCCATTACGCATCTTCCCTCTCATTGCTGTGGGAGAGCTGATGTGATTCCAAGAGCAACTCCCAGGGCAGACTGATTCCTGGCAGCCAGTACTTGGCCTTTGCAGTTCCTTTTGGTCACTGTCCAAGCACAATTAGCCCTCTTAATTAGCTGTTTTTATTATGGCAAAACTCTGTAGCACTCTTTACACAAGGGACTGTCCCACAGCGACAGAAACTTTGCATGTTGGTGTTGTTCTATCTCCCTGAAGATGCCCATGGCCTCCAGTCACAAGAGCAAAGTTTCTCCTGTTTACTGAGTTCCACTGTCAACAGAGAATTTGCTCATGGGATTTGCCTTTGGCAATGATAGTTGAATCCTGGCTTCCAGACAAGGTAGATTGTGGGTTGGATTTATGTATCTCCAGTTTTCTACcaagttttgaattttatttaatttatattcatCGAGATTTCAAAAACTAGAAtacagaaaatacaatgagaCAAACGATTTTATATAAAGTGAGCATTCTTGCAATCACACTCCAAGTATAGAAACAAAATTTTTCAGCCACCAAAAAATTCTTAGGTGACTCTTGCTCAGCCTACCTACTGTAAATACTCATCTTTGGGTACACAGATTAGTGCAGGTCTCAGCCTCactagaaaagtttttttttcagcaaCAGGCAATAATGCTTaatagagaaactcaaagtataGAAAGTGTGGAgttctcagccctaaatggatgTCTTTATCACCCCAGCCCTGCCTGCAGTCAGTGAAAAGAGTGGCAGAAAGACAGTAAAACAGATGCTGGGAAGAACTGCTGAGAatcagtgtcttctggacatgaccaCCTTATTCACTGAGTTATGGCACCTCTTGCTAACTGCGTGAACACCCCATGATATAAAGCTAGTCACCTTTAAGCATTGGTGGGCGAGTGGTGCATGAGTGCTCAGGCCTAGCTGAGGAGTTATTAGCAGCTGAGGTCACTGTGAGAGGGAGATACATTGTAGAGATGTAGCTGCTGCTACTCCAAAGCAGCAACAACTTGACTCAGGAAATGACAAAAAGGCATGAAGTCCATAATGAGGCATGTTGCCAGGAGCAACAAGGAGTTGCAGGGGGAGGGCTGGAAGTGTGTAATGAATACATGGTATTCATTATGGAAATTAtcaaacatactttaaaaagcagtaaTGAGCTGGCTTATATTAATCATCAGGGAAACGCAAACTGTGCTAACAACCAGTagcaacaaatgaaagaaaaactggTTTTGATAAAGAATAACAGCAaatgatttatttgcattttacagTTTTACTGTCCAATTATGCTTTCCAAAATACAATAAGTTAGTCTTCTCTAATTTTTCACTTGACATGTTTTTAGATCATTTAATATAGAGTTCCTTCTAAAATTCCACTTTACTTTATttgttgaaatttattttttgtcatttgttttacaATTTGAATCCTTCCAGTTGTAGATTGagttaatatttacatttataatcaCTTTTGCATTTTATTCAAAGGCAAGATAGATAGAGAAGTTTAATTAGACACTTGCTTTATTCTATTTTTGGTAATACAGTAGTGCTGTGTTCATGAATCAGAAAGCATAATTATGTGTTTTCTCTCACTGCTAGCAGTTAACTTTAAATATTAgcaaatgtatatatacatatatttatatatatcgCTATATTCTAGAATATATACCATCATGCATATACACATCTATAGATGTAAAATAACAatagtaagagagagagaaagaaagagaatatagcATCAGCAACACCAATTCTAATCCCACACATTGCACTTCAAGCCTCTCCATGCTTCATGTTTGTTCCTGTGCATTTTTGTAATTACACCCCTCTAGATAATAGctgttaaataaaatgaaaatggtcAATTTAGGAAGTCCTGCCTAGAAATGACTGCATAAACAAGgacaagtatttttaaaagatagccGCATGGttttttggaagaaaaataaatataaaacatgatagtttaaattgaaaatgaaatgatGTAATAGCAAATAATCAGCAAAAGAAAGTCCATTTAGTAACATGAACATGTAAATCATTTTAAACTATTCATAGACATAAATAATGCTCTTTTCGAATAAGAAGTCTTATTTCTAAATGATTACTTCAATTGTTCTGGACTCCCCAGGTGTCATTTCTGTATCAAGCTCAGGTATGGTCTTGTTTATTGAGTATATCTCTGTATGTCACAGATACAGTTATAGCTTTCACTCTAAAAGTTAATTTAAAGATAAACTACCTGCCAAAGAGTATGTCAGAGGCCCTTTTTCTCCTTCAGtattgattatattttttttatttgaaatatatttggcTGGAGTTGTAGGGCTTCTTCCCCTTGTGCATTAGATTTCCCAAGAAGACACTATTAAATGTTTAACAATCCCAAAGGTCATCAAATACAGACCAAAGTATGATTTTATCAAAGACCTTCTTAGTGACTAAGTCACGAAGGCTTAGTGAGGTTTATGACATAGAACAGTTGAGGGGTTACTTAAAGGAACATAGGTAATCCCCAGCTAGGTATGAGGCCATGAGAAGTGAGAGGAAACGTGGTGGAAGAGAACCTTCATTCATACATTTCTTATTGCAGAGTCACACAAATATTGgaaaatacatgtacataaacCAACTTATTGGGGTTCAGTTGGCTTCTCAGAGCTTTGAATATTTTTGTGTCTCTACATTAATCACTAaccccttcagaaaaaaaaatcttttctcactAAGGTTGAGAATAGTACAGCCCTATGGTTACAAATATGATTGTTTAACAGGAGTTTGACATTGTCACCATTTGGCAAACTTAGATTCACCCTTTAGAAATTGACATCTGACTCTTCCAGCCACAGGCTTTCAATCAGGCTTATGGGTCTAGTTATCAATTATTTCCCATGGAAAAGACCTCAAATCCAATAAGAAAGTGATGAGTTACTCCATAAAAGCAATGTCATTATTGCATCAGTGGCTACATCTTGCTTGGTAGGTCATTCATTGCATGCAGAATCCGGAGATAGATAAGACCCCAGGTGTCTTTTGTCTCTTGTGGGCTACATAGCCCCTTTCAATACAATGAATTCATGTCAGATTAGAAAAAGTATCTCTGTCACTTTGGAATTGATTTTTCTTTGCCTTGAAGCCAAAGTATGCTGTGCTTCAGCAATAGGGTCATACCAACTAGTTATGGTGGATAAATCAGAACAATGGAAATGGCCACAGTTGTTTTGGAGGTATTTGGAGCTTTCCTGACCTATAAATTATAGGGAGATAGCACAGCACAGATTCTTACAAATGTATATGTTAGAGGTCTGTTATGTGTTAACAAGTAGATTAAGCACAAATTCACGGATTAAACAGTGGATTCACGCACACGGTCCTCAGgaacattatatttaaaatttttgcgAAATGTTAATAATCACCTGAAAAATTTCAGTACTTGAGACTGAGACAATTTAGAATTAGtaaacttttattattatattatgcacattgagttttaaaagaatacacagCAAAGTCCATTGCTGTTGCATGTATGATTTATTGCTTTTATCtcatcttttcttatttcttcttcctgtctccattaGCATTTTGTTAGATATCTGTGATAAATAAAAGTGATGATGTTGCCATTTGGCAGGGGTTAAGTTGAAATTTCAGGGGATGTgtaatatacataattatattgaaataaatttttctaaGTTATTAATCACAGAGAAAGCATATAATTTTGGTAAAAAAACATTGTTATACTTTATGGAAGGCAAAAGAGAATGCAGAATGGGTTGAATAGCATTACTGTAAAAAGATTATTCATATTTCTATTCCTggttaataattaaaaatgttatgtTGACTGATTAGTAAgaattattttctctgaaatgtATTAAACCTATACCTGAATTAGTAGACTGGTAAAAATATTGACTATAagtaaattttccaattttaaacttatttttggaGATCATCTCTATTACTTGAAATATTTAGTAAGTTTCTGTTAGTGATTTCCGTTAGAATCCATGTAGTTGTTTATAAACCTTTTCATAGcatttttcatctctttatttctCAGTGTATAAATGGCTGGGTTTAGGAGAGGTGTAAATACAGAGTAAAACACAGCAAGGAATTTGTCCAACCAGGTGATACTGAGGGGCCACACATAGATGAAGATGCAGGGCACAAAAAAGATCATCACCACTGTGATGTGGGCACTGCATGTGGACAGAGCCTTAGATGCACCAGCTTTAGAGCTCTGGCGAACAGTGATGAGAATATATGTATAGGAAACGAGCAACAGAGCGAAGCATGTTACACCCACAACCCCACAGTCAGCGTTCATTAAAATATCCAGATCATGGGAGTCCAGGCAGGCAAGCTTGATCACCAATGGCATGTCACAGAAAAAACTATCAATTTCTTTGGGTCCACAAAAAGGCAACTCCACAATCACCACAAGATGACTCATGGCATGAATAAAGCCAATGGTCCAGGAAGTCAACACCAGCCCAGTGCATCTTCTCAGGCTCATAATGGTAAAGTAGTGGAGTGGTTTACAGATGGCCACATACCGGTCATAAGCCATCACCACCAACAGTACCATCTCTCCTGCAGCAATGCAATGGGCAAAGAAGACCTGGGACATGCAGCCTGCAAAGGAAATGGATTTGTTTTCCCTGAGAAAGTCTGCAATCATTTTAGGAGTGGTGACTGAGGAAAGCCACATATCGACAAAGGACAGGTTGGCCAACAAGAAGTACATGGGAGAATGGAGATGGGGGTCAGTGGTGATTAAAATCATGATGACAATATTTCCGGACACGATGAGcagataaaataatgaaaacaccaCAAATAGTAAGACTTGAAGATTCTGTGAGTGGGCAAGACCCAAAATCACAAATTCTGACACCACAGATTGATTGCCTCCATCCATTTTGCTCATGTGCCTTTAGAAACAGCCTGCGGgggaaagaaagataaattaGATCAATCTAGAAAGTGGTTTAACAGGTGGAATCTAACATTCACATTGAAGGTTAACATCTATGCCTGAAACGGAAAAGCATACATGTAAAGAAAACTCTTTGACGGCTTTGAGAAACGTCACTGCCAAGTGATGCCAAGTGAAAGGTAATGAGCCAAGAGCATCTCTCCGAGAAGAGAAGCATGGAGTCAGCCACATACTCTATCAGGAAATTCCTCTGACGGGAGAGCAGTGAGGAAGCAGGACAGCAACGTGAAAACCTAAAAATGTGTGTGGTTGCACCCGGAAGGGGTTTCTGTTCGTTAGTAAAAATTTGTCTGAATGTGTCACCAGCAGGCACAACACTTCATAGTAGAAATGAGGTTTATTCTTTGGATCTGATAGGAATTACATTGCACTTCAGTACAAAAGTTCTTACTATTCAATTGCAACATGTATAGTGAATCAGTTGATCACCAGTAGAGTCATTCCTTTGGCATCATTGAATCAATGTATTTGTTTAAAGATGAAAAGTTCCAACCTTGTTGGAGGTAAGCTGTACAGAATACCATACATAAAACACATGGTTTGAGACTGAGATGTAAAATCCAGAATAGCAATATTTTGCTAACAAAAATTTTATCAGAATTTATTTGTTCAGCTAAGCTGATTATCAAACAACTATTGTAAATTCATTTAGAAGCGGTAATCAAAAACAAGGCAACTCATATTCAAACCTGAACTctgaaagttatttattttacttctagcAGTCCAAAATACTGATCTTGAATTCTACCAACTATTCTTTAGAAACCTTAGACTGAAATATTAAAGCTTCCTGACATGAGCAAAATATAATCTATCATCTGTTTTCTCATTATGTCATTTACCTGTTGATTATCTGTATtgtttgagaagaaaataaattacataagCTTATAAgtaaaggatgactttaattgtTAAACTTAAATGAATGCAATGTTGAAAATTGATGAAAAGAACATTCTAAAGACATTAATGGTAGCACACCTATTTACTATCGAAACATAATAGTAGCTAAGAGTCTTGTATGCTAGAAATAAATGTATATACTTTTAGAGATCTCTAGGGAAATTACACTAATATTATACCCAACAGGTCTGTGAACCTTGAAAATTTTTATAATCTGAATTCTAACTCTATATTAGGTTTTTATTATCCTGAAAATTTCCAGGATAGCTTTTATAAACCTATCCTGTATCTTCTAGAACAACTTACTTAGATGTTAAAAATTAAGTATTTCATGTGTTTAAGAAATTTAGTAATTTCCTCAAAGATGAACATACACATTTTTAGGAAACAATTGTCCATTAAAacataactattttaaaattaagttttattttattattattcagaaGCATGAtcatattcatttattaataGTAACCCATGTTTAGCACAGTTTCTAGATTAAgcatagatttttaaataagatcTGATTTATATCTACCTAACAGTTAACAATATTTTTGTCTTAgacatatttatttacatttctttacCTACTACAAAATTAGCATACTTAAGTTATTACTGTATGGAAAGGTGTAAAACAATGCACAAGGAGAAATAAACAAGGTTTTTTCTAGTATTTACAGTAAAAGAAACCATTGTCTCCTGTATACTTTTATGTACATCTTAAAACAacattgtttgtattgttttatgcAAGGATTTTATTGTTTAGCTGTCCACTTTAAGATTGTTTGTATGTAAATATACCaaattacttttctttaaaatacttgaTATTTATATTTCCTACAAGTTGGTATACGCCTATTCAGTAACTATGGCATCTACAGATGCAAAGGTTATATTAATCAGGCTGCCTGTTTTTTAGAAACCTAACAAACATTTTatgcttccatttctttcttaaaagtgtTGTAttttagaggacctaggttcaatagAATGCTCTATTACTTCATCTGGATTTCTTGCCTTTAATTTGGTGGCTATTCTTATAGAGAGTACCAAATTTCAGCGTTTAGgtgaataatatttaaaaaaaatcaatgaaaagaatcacataaaattatttttaggagCATTTAAGACAAGTATTTATTCTGTTCTCTGattgaagatctttttccatatTGTTAGTTTTGTATCAAAGTCTTAAACTCTGTAATAGTGtcaatatttgtatttttgtagCATTTGTGGATATAGTCAGAATTATACACTTTAATAGATACTAGGTGGTAGATCCTGAAGACCTAGAATTGTACTATAGTTTTTCCTAATGTTTAGTTTGCTGGCAGATTGCTTGATATGATTTCTGAAACGAACAAGTGTTATGCCTCCACTCACTTCAGTTGCTATTATATTACTCCTGTTTCTGAGCAGAAAATTACCTTATCTACTGTGTACCCTATGATTAAACACCATTACTCCTGATTAAAACATGAGTTCTTGTATAATGTTAGCTGGATGCTGCTGATACTTATGACTGCATAAGAAATATTGATCTTCTGACATAGTAACACACTGAGGGTGTGCCTTTGGGTGTTGTGTGCATAGATGTTAATCCACAGAAAATTATAGTGGTTTAAAAGATAATGAAACCATTTAACTGACttctaaaaatgacagaagataaagaaaaaattgttaaagtccatatataacaaaatttgtGAAGGAAATACTTAGGAATACTTAAAGAATGATCTTAAAATAGAATGTCAGAGTTATGAGATGATTTACCAAGATTGTATTTTTCTCCTAGATCATATTTTCCTCCATCTGAGCATCTGAGGTGTGCTTGTGAAGACATCCATTTCATGCAGTTGCAATCTCTTGGAAGCAAAACTAAGCCTGACCTATATTCCCTGCCTGAAGTTGTCCCATGGGTGAACTGACTTGTTCCGTGTTCTGAATAAAATGAGAACCTGAAAGTAATTATCTTGGACATCTCTCAGGGATTTCTCTGTTAAGAGCAATACCAAGTGCTACTTCTCTATAAAATTGTAGAGACATTCTTATTAGTCATCGCAGAATTGACattagttcatttttttcaaaattgctcATTTGACCAATGAGAACCAATGAGACATTTTCAACTCTCCTGATATGTTACTATGTCTACATCATCTAAgtgaataaaattgttttatggtGACAAGAGGCCATGTACTGAACAGTGTGAGACATGACCAGAATGAAAGGTATGCTGTGAATGTAATTCCTTAGTGCATGATAAGGTGGTGTCAAATCTGATATGTGACTCTACATGACAGCAGCAGATAACAATTGAGATTGAGTGTCAAGTTATTGAAACGCCATTCGTTAaacttttcattattttgaagACTTTGTGATGTGTGTTTGTACTTGTGAGTTCTGGTATGTTATGGGACTTAGAACAATTTTGTGGAGTTGGAATTCCCCTTCCAGTTTTCAAGTGTTCTGGGACTGAACTCTCATTGCCACACTTGCATAGCAAGGCTTCTTATGTTATTAGCCATTTACCCAATACCTTTTCCATCacattttaaggaaaaaagagATGTATAAATCAAatacttttgtttgattttacatCTAAAAACCTCtataataatacaataaataacaaGTGACatttaaatgtataattttaaaaaaatgttgatcTATACCATCAATCATGAAGAAGTCAtcacatataaattttaaatctcTGAATATAAAAGATTAGAAATGATGCCAGGAAACTGAAAGACAACCTTGTAATTGAATTTGTCAGAATGATAATTCTATCAAAAGTTATGTAAGATTAAATTCCAGGAACAATTTCAATCTTACTTGtcacacacatagaaagaaaactatcctaaaattaattttaaactacAAAAGACCCTAGAGAGGTCTAGCAAAACCAATGTTTGGAAGGATTATCATTACAGATCTCAAGGCATACTATAGATTCATAGTAATAGTAACAACATCATACTGGCACAGAAACAACAGTAGAGCAATGGAGGAAAATAAAGACCAAATATGAGTACTTATTACTATAGTCATCTAATAGTTGACGATTATGACAAAATCACACATTTGAAAAAAGACAGAATCTTTAACAAACTGTCACAAGAAAAATGGacaccaacatgtagaagaatgaaattagatccctCTATTACTTTGTACAACAACAAACTGCAAATTGATGAAACCTAAATATGAAAATCATACACTGAAGAAAACGAGGCAATGCCCTACAcgataaagttaaaaaaaaaggactttgTCAATAGTATTTGATTTACAAAGAATCAAGGCCTAAAATTGTAAAACAAAGGACTGCAcatgtaaaggaaaaaaattaactgaATGAAGAGAAAGCATAGAGAATGGGAAAGAATCTTTACTAGCTATACGTGTGGTGGAGCATTAATATCTAGAGTGAACAAAGACCTCCAAAACACAAAGATTCCTAGGGAGGTGGGTTTTAATTGAAATTGGAGGAGGGAGGTGAACAGAAAAAAtggtggaagaaaaataaataacattaaagatattttaaaaatccataggaaacatttctttatatttgtatAAACTTCCATGTGATAATACATTGTTTTATATCCTAAATGAACTTTTGCCACTTGGGTTGACAAATATTCCCCACAAGAGCCACAGATCATCTTAAAGAATCAAAAGCTCTTTTCAAGTTGTTAGTCAGGAAAGTATAAGAACCTTCTAAAACTTAAATGCTATTTTCATTGCCTTTGGTTGCCTCTGACAAGTTG
Proteins encoded in this window:
- the LOC130881006 gene encoding olfactory receptor 4K3-like, which encodes MSKMDGGNQSVVSEFVILGLAHSQNLQVLLFVVFSLFYLLIVSGNIVIMILITTDPHLHSPMYFLLANLSFVDMWLSSVTTPKMIADFLRENKSISFAGCMSQVFFAHCIAAGEMVLLVVMAYDRYVAICKPLHYFTIMSLRRCTGLVLTSWTIGFIHAMSHLVVIVELPFCGPKEIDSFFCDMPLVIKLACLDSHDLDILMNADCGVVGVTCFALLLVSYTYILITVRQSSKAGASKALSTCSAHITVVMIFFVPCIFIYVWPLSITWLDKFLAVFYSVFTPLLNPAIYTLRNKEMKNAMKRFINNYMEPSQYHLHLDNVVFLT